The sequence below is a genomic window from Desulfuromonas sp..
CCACAGGTGCTTGTCGCGCTCGCGTTTCATCTGTGGTATTTCCATGACGTGGGTCGGAACGTACTGGTCAAGGAGCTCCCACGTTTTCTTCTTGGCGTCACATGTCGTCTCACCGTAGACGAAATCAACAGCCTGGAATAAAGGACAGATGCGACCGACCTTAAAACCAAACGCCGATTTCACCATCGGACAGATATTACGCGGCAAGATCTTCTCCGCGTCGGCAATCGAGCCCTGAGAACCGCCACACAAGCCGATACAGACGCCATTGCCTGCCTGAATAATCTCTTCCGGGACATAGACACAGAAGGTCCCGACGACCGGACGACCTTCTGACTTGGCATCGACTATCTCCTCAATGCGACCCGTAAAGATATTACTCACCATGTCGTCGAAATAGGCCATCCCCTGTGGACGGTTCTGTTGACTGAGAAAGATGTTTTGAAAGGCGTACGTCAACATGGGCGGGACATTCATGAAACGGTCAACATCCATATCGAGCTTCGTCCAAAGCTCCGGATCTACTTTCACTTGGAACGTGTCAGACATCTGCATCCTCCTGCTTAAATAAAAATGTTTTGGTAAAGATTTTCTCTCGTAATTTGTGTGGATTAAATGGTTTAAATTCTCTAATATTGACAGCCGTACGTCAAACAGTTAGTTTCGATGTCATGAATGACTGTTATCGATATTTACGATAGGACAAACCATGAATTTACATCAGATCAAGATCTTCGTTGCCATCTCTGACAAAGGCAGTTTCTCGGCAGCGGCCGAAGCCATCGCATTAACTCAGTCGACGGTGAGCCAGCATATGGCTTCACTCGAAGATGAGGTTGGGGTCTCTCTGTTCGATCGACAGAAGCGCGGGGTCACCCTGACCTCGGGCGGGATAATTTTCCTTCGACACGCTCGACGAATTCTGAGTGAAAGCGATGCGCTGTTTCAGGCCATGAACGGCTTTCAGGGCCTTGAAGACGCAGAACTCGTTATTGGTGCGAGCAATATCCCCGCTAACTACCTGGTCCCTCCTCTGCTTGCAACATTGGAACAAAAACATCCCGGTATCTCTTTAACAATGCTCACCGGCGATACGGCCGAGGTCCTGAAGATGCTCGAAGGTACAGAAATTGAATTGGCCCTGGTTGGCAGTCGCACACAGCGTAAGGAGATCACGTTCGACCCTCTGGTCAATGATCCATTGGTACTTGTCGTGGCATCTTCACACCCGTGGGCCAAACAAAAAAAACTGTCGATCGACGACTTGTTCGGCAATCCTCTGATCATGCGGGAAAATGGCTCAGGGAGCGGCCAGTCACTCGACCAGGCGATGCGTCAGGCAGGAAGAAATCCAAGAGATCTCCACATCGCAGCGCATCTAGGCAGCAACGAAGCTGTTCTTCAGGCGGTCGCCAGTGGCTACAGTGGAGCATTCGTTTCGGAATTGTCCGTTCGACGCTGGAAACAGGCGGAACAACTTTGTCGCATCGACATTGACGGGTTGGTGGTTGAGCGTAAAATATGGCTTGCTACAATGAAGGGCCGGATACTGTCTCCAGCGGCCGAAGCCTTTACTCAGATATTAAAAAATCATTTCCAGAAAGATTGCGGCAGAAAGGCCTAAAAGGCGACCAGTCTGGAATTGGTTCCAAAATGCCGATTTCGAATCCCTAACCTTCTGATATTGCAGTAATTTAAAATATTTCACCCTTGAGAAGACAAAGCCATCAAAAAAAGGCCGATTTCATTGAAGAAATCGACCTTTATCTTTTTGGCTCCCCGAGCAAGACTCGAACTTGCGACAGGGTGATTAACAGTCACCTGCTCTACCAACTGAGCTATCGGGGAATAGCGCACGCTGAAAGCTTCAGCGAGTTGCGTTTATACCTTTTCAAAGCCACTTTTGTCAACCATAAAAACCGGTTTTCACGTTCATTTTATCGGGCAAGAAAAAAGCGCCTGCAGATTGGTTCCACAGGCGCCGTTATTGACTTTGTTATAAACCGGATCAGGCTCCGGGCCCACCTTTCTTGAGTTCCATCAGGATCAGCTTTGCTGTCGCCTTGAGGGTCTCGAAAACCCCTTCGCCGGTGGTGGCGCAGGCTTCGAATTCGGGAACCCCGTTCGGGTTGAGCAGACTGCGCAGTTCTTCCAGAGAAGAGCAGTTCGGCAGGTCACGCTTGTTGTACTGGATAACAAACGGAATCTTTTCGAGATCGTAGCCCTGTTCCTCAAGATTGACCTTGAGGTTCTCCATCGACTCGACATTGGCGTCGAGGCGCTCTTCCTGGGAGTCGGCAACAAAAACGACACCGTCAACACCCTTGAGGATCAGCTTACGGGATGCATCGTAGAAAACCTGGCCCGGAACGGTGTAGAGATGAAAGCGGGTCTTGAAACCGCGAATCTCGCCGAGGGCCAGCGGCAGGAAATCGAAGAACAGGGTCCGCTCGGTCTCGGTGGCAAGGGAAATCATCTTGCCTTTGGCGTCGGGAGACGTCTTCTGATAAACGAACTGCAGGTTGGTTGTTTTACCGCACAACCCGGGACCATAGTAGACGATTTTGCAGTTGATCTCCCGGGAGGCATAATTGATAAAAGACATTTATCCCTCCTTAATCAACTGAACAGATTGTCGATATCGTCGTCGGTAATCTCGGCGAATGGGCTTGGACCGGCATTCTGATCCTCCTGCTTCGCCTTGGCCGCCAACTCATCGAAGATGGTGCCAAGTTCGTCCGCCGCTTTTTTGACGCGAAGACGAACCAGGCCCAATGAACTGCGCTGGTCAAAAATGACAACCAGGATGACCCGGCCGCCAACGATTGAAATATGGATATTATCTTTCTCGCCTTCATGGAAAAGGATCGAAAATTCCTTTTCACCAATCAGCTTGGCCAAACCACCAGTGGCAGCAATATTACCAGCCGTCAGGGAAGCGAGCGATGTTGTATCGAGGTGCTCGGTCTCGCCGATGGATGTAATCAGCTGTCCGTTCTTATCGACCAGGAAGATGACCTTGGCGTTAGACTCACGCAGAAGCTTGTCTGAAACCTGGTTAATCTTCTTGAGCTCTTCGTCGTACATGACGAAGGTTGACGATTCGGGACCCGCCATACCTATACTCCTCCATTATGATTGCATATCCGTGCTTTTATAGCATCAATACGGCTCTCCATCAAGCATTTTCCCCTTGTTTTTATAGGTAATTAGCTCGCCGGAAAAAAGAAGCCCCCGGCACCGGGCCGGGGGCTGATTCATCACTTAATGCTGCTTTTGATTCTTTACGAATCGGAGCCGCAGTCGGCTGACAAGGCCGCCAGTTTTTTGTAGAGGTCGTAGCGGCTTGCCGAATCCTTGGCCGAGGCCGCCATCAGGGCATCGGCGTTCTCCGGATTGTTCTTCTTGAGAACCTTGAAGCGGTTCTGCTTGCCGGCGAACTCTTCAAATCCGATGGTCGGCTCCTTGCTGTCGAGCTGCAGCGGGTTCTTGCCTTCGGCAGAGAGCCGCGGATCGAAGCGGAACAGTGGCCAGTAGCCGGAATTGACCGCTTCCTTGCAGCCGTCAACGGCCGTCGTCATGTTGATGCCGTGGGCAATACAATGCGAGTAGGCAATGATCAGCGACGGGCCATCATAGGCATCGGCCTCAAGGAAGGCCTTGACGCACTGGGCCGGATTGGCGAGCGAGACCCGGGCGACGTAAATATTGCCATAGGTCATCGAGATCATGCTGAGGTCCTTCTTCGGCTGTTCCTTGCCGCCGGCAGCGAACTGGGCAACCGCAGCGATCGGCGTCGCCTTGGAAGCCTGACCGCCGGTATTGGAGTAAACCTCGGTATCGAGAACCAGCGCATTGATGTTGGCACCGGAAGCAAGAACGTGGTCGAGGCCACCGTAACCGATGTCATAAGCCCAACCGTCGCCGCCGTGAATCCAGACCGATTTCTTGACCAGGTAGTCGGCATCGGCCTTGAGCTGGGTTGCCGTCTCGTGGGTACACTTGGCGAGGATCTCCTTGAGCTCGGCAATACGGCCACGTTGTTCTTCAATCAACGCCTGGCTAGACTGGTCGGCGCCGAGAATCGCCCGTTTCAGCGGCTCGCTCCCCTTGCAGGCGGCACAGCCGCACTCGATGTTCTTCTCGAGCAGCTCCTGGGCATACTGCGTGGTCTTGTCGATCGACAGACGGAAGCCGAAACCGAATTCGGCGTTGTCCTCAAACAGCGAGTTGCTCCAGGCCGGACCGAGACCATCCTTGCGGGTTGTCCACGGCGTGGTCGGCAGGTTACCGCCATAAATCGACGAACAGCCGGTCGCATTGGCAACGACCATCCGGTCACCGAACAGCTGTGAACAGAGCTTGACAAAGGGCGTTTCGCCGCAACCGGCACAGGCGCCGGAGAATTCGAACATCGGCGGCAGGAACTGGCTCCCCTTGACCGTGGCCGCATTGAACAGTTCCGGATCAGTCTCCGGCAGGTTCAGGAAGAAGTCGAAGTTGGCACGCTCGGTCTCGCGCAGCGGAACCTGCGGCACCATGTTGATCGCCTTGTGGTTCTCGTCGGTTTTGCTCTTGGCCGGGCAGTTATGGACGCAGGCGCCGCAACCGGTGCAGTCCTCGACCGCGACCTGCAGGGTGAACTTCTTGCCGTCCATGTCCTTGCCCTTGGCGGCACAGGATTTGAAGGTTTTGGGCGCGCCCTTGAGCTCCTTCTCGTCGTAAATCTTCATCCGGATTGATGCGTGCGGACAGACGAACGAGCAAATGCCGCACTGGATGCAGAGTTCTTCATCCCAGGCCGGAGTGGTGATGGCGATGTTGCGCTTTTCGTACATCGCGGTCGCCGTCGGGAAGGTTCCGTCGGCCGGCATCGCCGAAATCGGCAGATGCTCGCCGATACCGTCAATGATCGGACCGAGAGTTTTCTGTACGGTTGCCGGCGTGTGACTCCACTGGCCGATGGTCATCTCGATATCGCTGTCGACCGTGCCCGGCACAGCAACTTCCTCGATATTCTCAAGAGCAGTGTCGACCGCCTGCTTGTTCATACTGACGACCTTTTCACCCGCCTTGCTGTAGGACTTAACGATCGCTTCCTTGATCTCCTTGATCGCCAGATCAAGCGTGATGATCCCGGAAATCTTGAAGAAAGCGGTCTGCATGATGACATTGATGCGGGGTCCGAGGCCGAGCTCGTTGCCGAGCCTGACACCATCGATCACGAAGAACTTGAGCTTCTTGTCGATAATGGTCTGCTGAACCTTCTTCGGCAGATGCGACCAGACATCAGCGGCACCGTACGGGCTGTTGAGCAGGAAGGTCGCGCCTTCCTTGGCATTTTTCAGCATGTCGTACTTCTCAAGGAATGAGAAGTTGTGACAGGCGACAAAATCAGCCGAGGTGATCAGGTACGGCGAACGGATCGTCTCTTTGCCGAAGCGGAGATGCGAGGTGGTCATACTGCCGGCCTTCTTTGAATCATAGACGAAGTAGGCCTGAACCTCGTTGTCGGTCGAATCACCGATAATCTTGATCGAGTTCTTGTTGGCGCCGACGGTGCCGTCGGAACCGAGGCCATAGAACATCGCCGAGTAGCCATCGAACGGCACACTGTAGTCAGCGTCGAATTCGAGGTAGCGGCCGGTCACATCGTCCTTGATGCCGACGACGAACTTGTTCATCGGCTTGTCGTGCTTCATGTTATCGAAAACCGACTTGGCCATACCGGGTGAAAACTCGTAGGAACCGAGGCCGTAACGACCGCCGACGATCGACGGGTAGCCATCGAACTGGAACAGCCCTTCGGCCATCGCTTCACCAATCGCGGTCCGAACATTGTGATAGAGCGGCTCGCCGAGGGAACCCGGCTCCTTGGTCCGGTCGAGAACCGAAATCTTCTTGACCGTCTTCGGCAGAATTTTGGCAAAG
It includes:
- a CDS encoding LysR family transcriptional regulator: MNLHQIKIFVAISDKGSFSAAAEAIALTQSTVSQHMASLEDEVGVSLFDRQKRGVTLTSGGIIFLRHARRILSESDALFQAMNGFQGLEDAELVIGASNIPANYLVPPLLATLEQKHPGISLTMLTGDTAEVLKMLEGTEIELALVGSRTQRKEITFDPLVNDPLVLVVASSHPWAKQKKLSIDDLFGNPLIMRENGSGSGQSLDQAMRQAGRNPRDLHIAAHLGSNEAVLQAVASGYSGAFVSELSVRRWKQAEQLCRIDIDGLVVERKIWLATMKGRILSPAAEAFTQILKNHFQKDCGRKA
- a CDS encoding gliding-motility protein MglA → MSFINYASREINCKIVYYGPGLCGKTTNLQFVYQKTSPDAKGKMISLATETERTLFFDFLPLALGEIRGFKTRFHLYTVPGQVFYDASRKLILKGVDGVVFVADSQEERLDANVESMENLKVNLEEQGYDLEKIPFVIQYNKRDLPNCSSLEELRSLLNPNGVPEFEACATTGEGVFETLKATAKLILMELKKGGPGA
- a CDS encoding dynein regulation protein LC7 yields the protein MAGPESSTFVMYDEELKKINQVSDKLLRESNAKVIFLVDKNGQLITSIGETEHLDTTSLASLTAGNIAATGGLAKLIGEKEFSILFHEGEKDNIHISIVGGRVILVVIFDQRSSLGLVRLRVKKAADELGTIFDELAAKAKQEDQNAGPSPFAEITDDDIDNLFS
- the nifJ gene encoding pyruvate:ferredoxin (flavodoxin) oxidoreductase, with amino-acid sequence FAKILPKTVKKISVLDRTKEPGSLGEPLYHNVRTAIGEAMAEGLFQFDGYPSIVGGRYGLGSYEFSPGMAKSVFDNMKHDKPMNKFVVGIKDDVTGRYLEFDADYSVPFDGYSAMFYGLGSDGTVGANKNSIKIIGDSTDNEVQAYFVYDSKKAGSMTTSHLRFGKETIRSPYLITSADFVACHNFSFLEKYDMLKNAKEGATFLLNSPYGAADVWSHLPKKVQQTIIDKKLKFFVIDGVRLGNELGLGPRINVIMQTAFFKISGIITLDLAIKEIKEAIVKSYSKAGEKVVSMNKQAVDTALENIEEVAVPGTVDSDIEMTIGQWSHTPATVQKTLGPIIDGIGEHLPISAMPADGTFPTATAMYEKRNIAITTPAWDEELCIQCGICSFVCPHASIRMKIYDEKELKGAPKTFKSCAAKGKDMDGKKFTLQVAVEDCTGCGACVHNCPAKSKTDENHKAINMVPQVPLRETERANFDFFLNLPETDPELFNAATVKGSQFLPPMFEFSGACAGCGETPFVKLCSQLFGDRMVVANATGCSSIYGGNLPTTPWTTRKDGLGPAWSNSLFEDNAEFGFGFRLSIDKTTQYAQELLEKNIECGCAACKGSEPLKRAILGADQSSQALIEEQRGRIAELKEILAKCTHETATQLKADADYLVKKSVWIHGGDGWAYDIGYGGLDHVLASGANINALVLDTEVYSNTGGQASKATPIAAVAQFAAGGKEQPKKDLSMISMTYGNIYVARVSLANPAQCVKAFLEADAYDGPSLIIAYSHCIAHGINMTTAVDGCKEAVNSGYWPLFRFDPRLSAEGKNPLQLDSKEPTIGFEEFAGKQNRFKVLKKNNPENADALMAASAKDSASRYDLYKKLAALSADCGSDS